In the Telopea speciosissima isolate NSW1024214 ecotype Mountain lineage chromosome 2, Tspe_v1, whole genome shotgun sequence genome, one interval contains:
- the LOC122651254 gene encoding serine/threonine-protein kinase RHS3-like yields MQMSNIQPEKAPYEPREKDAMSGNNINSTSNPLSEHENRDQLAKNGIDSSSNPPHEPRKMDPNDNTSFDSISSSTPVPCPTTLTNSEAKKASAMFITTGPMIATDAKRSDSVTNIGRQSCNSTRSDSLDSGPLKPHTGGDGRWEAIQLATARDAPLGLSHFRLLKRLGYGDIGSVYLVELRGTNTFFAMKVMDKASLASRNKLLRAQTEKEILGLLDHPFLPTLYSSFETDKFYCLVMEFCSGGNLHSLRQKQPNKYFSEQAARFYASEILMSLEYLHMLGIVYRDLKPENVLVREEGHIMLSDFDLSLRCSVNPTLVKSSSAHVGNGAILNDEFAVHGCIQPSSFFPRILPKKSRKSKSDFGLFAGGSLPELMAEPTNARSMSFVGTHEYLAPEIIRGEGHGSAVDWWTFGIFLYELLHGTTPFKGSGNRATLFNVVDQPLRFPEVPAVSLVARDLIRGLLVKDPHRRIAYKRGATEIKQHPFFEGVNWALVRSSMPPHIPEPVDFSQYASKESAHIVKKVAEHEGGVNKNSSNDTYLDFEYF; encoded by the exons atGCAGATGAGCAACATCCAACCAGAAAAGGCACCATATGAACCCAGAGAAAAGGATGCAATGTCCGGAAATAATATTAATTCAACTAGCAACCCACTATCTGAGCATGAAAATAGGGATCAACTTGCCAAAAATGGTATTGATTCAAGCAGTAATCCTCCACACGAACCAAGAAAAATGGATCCAAATGACAATACTAGCTTTGATTCAATTAGCAGTTCAACCCCAGTGCCATGCCCAACAACGCTTACAAATTCAGAAGCAAAAAAAGCGTCAGCGATGTTTATTACAACAGGACCGATGATAGCAACTGACGCAAAGAGAAGTGATTCTGTCACCAACATTGGCCGGCAGAGCTGCAATAGTACCCGCAGTGACAGCTTAGACAGTGGACCCCTCAAACCCCACACTGGTGGTGATGGTCGATGGGAGGCCATTCAACTGGCGACTGCTAGAGATGCTCCTCTTGGTCTCAGCCATTTTCGGCTCCTCAAGCGCCTCGGTTATGGTGACATTGGAAGTGTCTACCTTGTTGAACTCAGGGGAACCAACACATTCTTCGCGATGAAAGTTATGGACAAGGCATCACTGGCTAGTAGAAACAAGCTACTCCGAGCACAGACAGAAAAGGAGATTCTTGGTCTTCTTGATCACCCCTTCTTGCCCACTCTGTATTCTTCCTTTGAGACCGATAAATTCTATTGCTTGGTCATGGAATTCTGCAGTGGGGGTAATCTCCATTCTCTTCGACAGAAGCAGCCCAATAAGTATTTCAGTGAGCAAGCTGCACG GTTTTATGCATCAGAAATACTGATGTCGCTTGAGTATCTGCACATGCTTGGCATAGTATACAGGGACCTGAAGCCAGAAAATGTGCTAGTGAGAGAGGAGGGCCATATCATGCTCTCTGACTTTGACCTATCACTCCGCTGTTCTGTCAACCCGACTCTTGTAAAATCATCATCTGCCCATGTAGGCAATGGTGCTATCCTCAATGATGAATTTGCGGTGCATGGGTGTATCCAGCCATCATCATTTTTCCCACGCATACTACCTAAGAAAAGTCGTAAGTCTAAATCAGATTTCGGTCTGTTTGCTGGTGGATCCCTCCCAGAGCTAATGGCAGAACCTACAAATGCACGCTCAATGTCGTTTGTTGGGACACATGAATACTTGGCCCCAGAGATCATACGTGGTGAGGGCCATGGCAGTGCAGTTGATTGGTGGACATTTGGCATTTTCCTATACGAGCTGTTGCATGGGACAACCCCTTTCAAGGGATCAGGCAATCGTGCGACGCTCTTTAATGTGGTGGACCAGCCACTGAGGTTCCCCGAGGTACCAGCTGTTAGCCTTGTTGCACGGGACCTTATCCGGGGGCTCCTTGTGAAGGATCCACACAGGCGAATTGCTTACAAAAGGGGTGCAACAGAGATCAAACAACATCCATTCTTTGAAGGAGTGAACTGGGCTCTGGTGAGGAGCAGCATGCCGCCCCACATACCTGAGCCTGTGGATTTTAGCCAATATGCCAGTAAGGAGAGTGCCCACATAGTGAAGAAGGTAGCAGAACACGAAGGTGGTGTAAATAAGAACAGTTCTAATGATACTTACCTCGATTTTGAATATTTCTAG